Genomic DNA from Sporichthyaceae bacterium:
TGCCGCGGGTCAGCGCCCATGCGGTGCCGGTGCCGGCCAGCAGCACCACGGCCAGCCCGGCGGCGACCCACTTGCGTCGCCGGGGCCGCTTCGGCATGACGATCTCGGTCGACGGCGGGGGCGGCGGCGCGCTGCGGCGCAGGGGGCTGCGGCGCCGTTGCTTGGGCAGGACCGGCGCCGTAGCTGTGCCGGTCGATTCCGTCGTGTCGATGATCGTGCTCATCTGTGCGCCCCCTCGGCGTACGCGGGCGGCCGCACGGTCCCCGCGAGCACCAAGATCGGGCCCGCGGCTTGGGGGTTGTTTCGAGATTCCCTGGGAGTTCCTTTGACTCGGAAGCTCTGCCCGGATGCCGGGATCAGGCGCGCGGTTTGACGATCAGGTAGATGTCCGGGTTGCTGCTCGGACCGGTGCAGTTCCAGTCCTTGCCGGTGTGGATGGTGACCGCGTAGGTGCCTGATTTGAACAGGCCGGTGACGTTGACCGGGTCCAGTGTGGCGTCGCCCTGGCAGTTGTTGTTCGAGAAGTCCTGGGCCATGAACCCGCCGGCGCCGCCGTGCCCGGTGGCCTGGATGCTCAGGATGTCGTCGACCGACAGCGGCGCGCCGGAGCAGGCGGAGGCCAGGGTGACCGAGGCCGGGTTGTCGACCTGGACCTGCGAGGTCCGGCTGGTGCCGGATCCGTCGGCCTGGTGGGAGGCCGGGAGCACGAGATGGCAGCCGGCGGTGCCCGGCTCGGCGGCCGCGGAGCTCGGGGCGGCCGCGGCCGCGGTGAGCCCCGCGGCCACGCCGAGCAGCGCGAGAACAGTGGTGGAAGTGCGCATCGGTCCCCCGCCGGGTGTGGGTGGACGGAAACCTACCTCCGCAACCCAGCCGGGCGGACCGGAATCCGCACTTTCGGTCGGTTCCTACCGCCTCAGTTGCCGCGCGGCCGACTGGGTCGTGCGGGATTGCCTGACGGCGCGTCGGTCCGCCGGAACGGCGTCCGATGGCCGCTGCGAGTGGCGTGCGATTGGGACTTCGGTCGGGGCCGGTGCCCGGCCGCCACCGGTTGCGGCGGCACGACGGTGATGGGCGTGCCGGACTCGGCCATGGCCCGCACCGCCGGGTGGCCGCTGACGACCTCGGTCTGCTCGGCAACCACGGCGGCGTCGGCGTGGATGCGGGCGACCTTGCGGCGCTCGTGGTGCTGGACCAGGGAGAGCACGGTGCCGTCGGCGCCGGCCCGGGCGGTGCGCCCGGAGCGGTGCAGGTAGTCCTTGTGGTCGTGCGGCGGGTCGAAGTGCACGACCAGGTCGACGTCGGGGATGTGCAGGCCGCGGGCGGCCACGTCGGTGGCCACCATCACCCGGGTGTGGCCGGAGGCGAACGCGTCGAGCACCCGCAATCGCTGGCTCTGGTTGAGGTTGCCGTGGATCGCGGCGGCGTCGGCGCCGTGCTTGCGCAGTTCCCCGGCCAGTTGGTCGGCGCCGTGCTTGGTGCGGACGAAGAACAGGGTGCGGGCCGGGCGTTGGGCGATCTCGGCGGCGATCGCGGTCTTGTCGGCGGCCGCGAGGGTGAACACGCGGTGCTCCATGGCCGAGGCACTCGCGCCTTGGGTGCCGACGACGGCGTGCACGTCCGGGTCGAGGAGGTACCGGGCCGCGAGGCCCTGCACCCGGCGGTCGAGGGTGGCCGAGAACAACATGCACTGGCGGCCGGTCGGGGTCGCGTCGAGGATCCGGGTGACGTCGGGCAGGAAGCCCATGTCGGCCATGTGGTCGGCCTCATCGACGACGGCGACGGTGATCGCGTCGAGGAACACCACCGAGCGCTCCATCAGGTCGATCAGTCGGCCGGGGGTGGCGATCACGACGTCGACGCCCTGCCGGCACCGTTCGATCTGCTTGCTGATCTTCGCGCCGCCGTAGACCGCGGCCACGCGCAGGCCCAGGCCGGTCGCGACGGGCTCGAGGGCCGCGGCGATCTGCCGGGCCAGTTCCCGGGTCGGGGCCAGCACCAGGCCCCGGGGCAGGCCCGGGCCGGGCCGGCGGCCGGCCGCGGCGATCGAGGCGAGCATCGGCAGCCCGAAGGCCAGGGTCTTGCCCGATCCGGTGGCCGCGCGGGCCAGCACGTCGCGCCCGGCCAGCGCCGAGGGCATGGCCCGGGCCTGGATCGCGAACGGCTCATGCACGCCGCGGGCGGCGAGGATGCTGACGGCCCGGTCGGGCAGGCCGAGTTGGGCGAACGAACGGGCCGGCGGCTCGGGCAGGGCCGCGGCGGCGTCGAGGGCGATCTCGAGGTCGCTGCGGACCGGCGCCGGGCGCTCGGTCGGGCGTGCGGTGGCGCGGGCCGCCGGTCGGCCGGGCCTGCGTCGGTCGCGGGCAGGCCGCGGGGTACTCACTGCTGGCACTGGTTGCAGCTCCTGTTGCACCGGGCCGCTTACGTGCGAGAGCCGACCCGATGACGGAGCAACTGACCACTTGCGACCTCGCGGACCGCTCGTCCGCGGGAGGGGCGGCGTACGCCACCGAGGCCAATAGTACCTGGCGTCGGCCGAAGGGTGCCGCACAAGCGACTCGCGCGGCGACTATTGACGTTTATGCATGTTCGCATACAGTATTGGCACCCGCGAGCACGTCCCAGGCCCCAGTGCCACGGTTCTCGCGCAAACCCCCGTAATCCCTAGTTCTGGCAGTGTTCGAAGGAGAACTCGATGCCGCTGTGGAAGATCTACCACCCCGCTGACGCCTACTCCGAGCAGGACAAGAAGGAGTTCGCGGAGACGATCACGAGCATGTACGCGCAGATCCCGATCCCGAAGTTCTACGTGGTCGCCGTGTTCGAGGGGATCCCGGCGGGCAACATGTACGTCGGCGGCGAGCGGCACGACAACTTCGTCCGCCTGAAGGTCGACCAGATCGCGCGCACCCTGCCCGGGCCGGTCCTGCGCGAGTGGTGGGTGAACACCTTGGCCGCGCTGGTCGCGCCGTGGGTTGCCGATCGCGGGTTCGACTGGGAGTTGTCGATCGACGAGACGCCCTTCGACCTGTGGTCGCTGCAGGGTGAGATCCCGCCGCCGTTCGAGTCGATCGCGGAGAAACGTTGGGTGGCCGAGAACAAGGTCACCCCGTACGGCGGGGCGGAGAAGTTGCCCGCCGGGCAGTTCCTGCTGGCGCCCGGCCTGCAGGACAGTCGTAGCTGACGCGCCCCTCAGATTCCCGGTCGTGTCGCGTGGGCGCCTTCCCGCGCGCACGGCCGGGCCGAGGCTCAGGTGTCGGGTTCGGCCGGGTCGGGCTCGGCGCTCACGGTCGGCTGCTGGGCTGCCGGTTGGTCGTCGCCGGGGAAGTCGGCCAGGTCTCCGCGGCGGTGGGCGTCCCACTCGGCGAAGGTGAGCTCGCTCTGCAGGTAGACGGTGGTGAGCTCGGCGATGTTGCGGATCGCGTTCATCGTGGTGCGCTCGTGGCCGTGGGTGGCGTCGGTGCCGAACCCGATCAGCGCGGCGCGCATCTCGGCGCCGGCCTCGAGCGCTGCGGCGACATCCGAGCGGTAGTTCTGGAACACGTCGCGCCGGTGCTCGATCCCGTGTTCGGCGCACAACGCGAGCAGCCGCCGGGTCAGGTGGAAGTCGAACGGCCCGGTCATGTCCTGCATCGCGACGGTGACGCCGGTCTCCGTGCCCTCCTGGACCGGGGCGACCACGGCGGAGTCGATCGAGACCATCTCGGCCACGTCGGCGTGCAGGCCGTGGCTGGCTCCGTGGCCGACCTCCTCGGCGATCGTGACCAGCAGATGGGAGGTCACCGGCAGTTCCAGCCCGGTCTCCTGGACGGCCTTGAACGCGGCAATCGCGGCGGCCAGGCCGGCCTTGTCGTCCAGGTGGCGGGACTTCACGTAGCCGGAACGGGTGATCTCCGGCAGCGCGTGGTGGGCGACGAAGTCGCCGACCTGGATGCCCAGGCCGGCGAGGTCGGCGGCGTCGTGGACGGGTTCGTCGACGCGGATCTCGACGTGGTCCCAGCCCACGCCCTGGGTGTCGACCTCGTCGCCGTACGCGTGCCCGCTGGACTTCAACGGCAGCACCGTCCCGGACCAGGTCACGGCGGGGTCGTCGGTGAAGATCGTGACCCGCGCGCCTTCGGAGAACCGTGCGCTGTGCGTGCCGATCGGCACCGCCTGCAGCCGACCGTTGGGCTTCAGGCGCTTGACCGTGATCCCGATCGTGTCCGAGTGCACCACGATCGCCCGGGCCGGTGCCCGCCGCCGACCGCGCAACGTGGCCAGCAACGCGCCCCGGCGGGTCAGCTCGAACGGGATGCCGAGGTCGTTCAGGGTCTCGCCGAGGAACTGCATGATCTGGTCGGTTCGGCCGGTCGGGCTGGGTGTGACCAGCAGACGCAGGAGCAGTTCCCGCATCCAGTCCTCGTCGATCGGCAGGATCTTCGGGCTCGGGCCCTCGTCCTGGCCACCCGCGGCCGTGGTCATGTTCTCCCTCATACCTGGTGGTCGGCGTCGAGTCCGGCCTGGGTCGGGTCCCAGACCGCGGGCAGTGGACGGGTCGCCGGGAACAGCAGGTCGACGAATCGCTCGGCGGTGGGCTGCGGTTCGTGGTTGGCCAGGCCGGGGCGTTCGTTGGCCTCGATGAAGTGGTACTCGGGCTCGTCGACCGCGGGCACCATCAGGTCCAGGCCCACCACCGGGATGTCGAGCACGATGCTGGCCAGTTTCGCCGCGGCCGCCAGGTCCGGGTGCAGGTGTGTGGTGACGTCGTGGATGGTGCCGCCGGTGTGCAGGTTCGCGGTGCGACGCACGATCAGTTCGAGGTCGACCGGCAGCACGTCCTCGAGGGTGTAGCCGGCGGCGGCGAGGATCTCGCGGGTGGTGTCGTCGACGGGAATGCGCGACTCACCGCCGGTCGCCGCGGCACGACGCCGGCTCTGGGTCTCGATCAACGCCCGGATGGTGTGCTCGCCCGTGCCGATCACGGTGGCGGGCTTGCGGACGGCGGCGGCGATGACCTCGTGGTCGATGACCACGATGCGCAGGTCCTCGCCCCGCACACACTCCTCGAGCAGCACCTCGCTGCAGTACGCGCGGGCGGTGCTGACCGCGCGGGTCAACCCCTCGGTGTCGGTGACGCCGACGGTGATGCCCTGGCCCTGCTCGCCCCGGGCGGGTTTGACGACCACGCAGCCGACCTCGGCCAGGAACTCGGCGTCGCCGGTGCCGCCGTCGGCGCTGTGGCCTTGTGGGACGGTCAGCCCGGCGCGGGCCAGCAGGCGCCGGGTCACCCGTTTGTCGTCGCAGCGGCTCATCGCCACCGCGGTGGTCAGTTCGGACAGCGACTCGCGGGTGATGATCTTGCGTCCGCCGTGGGTCAGGCGGATCTCGCCCCACTCCGGGTCGAGCACCTCGACGTGGATGCCGCGCCGGACGGCCTCGTCGGCCACGATGCGGGCGTAGGGGTTCAGCTGCGCGTAGTCCTCCGCGGGGTTGGAGGCGAAGAGCCGTTCGTTGATTGGGTTCTTGCGTTTGACGCAGAAAACCGGCTCGCGCACGAAGCCCAACTTCTCGTAGAGCCGGATCGCCGGTTCGTTGTCGTGGATGACGGACAGGTCGAGGTAGGCCGCGTCGCGCTCGACCATCTGATGGGCCAGGGTGAGCACGAGTTGCTCGCCGACGCCGGGTCGTCCGCACTGGGTGTCGACGGCCAGGCACCACAGGCTGGAGCCGTGCTCGGGGTCGTTGAACGCCGCGCCGTGGTGGATCCCGGTGACGGTGCCGACCACCCGTCCGGTGTCGCGTTCCTCGGCGACCAGGTAGGTGAACACCTCGCCCTGCGCATTCTCCAGCAGTTTGCGCGGTGGCGCGGTCAGCATCCCGCAGCCGGCGTAGACGCGGTTGATCGCGTCGGCGTCCCAACGGTCGCGCAGCGGGCGCACCCGGATGGCGCCGTCGGCCGGTTCCGCGATCGGCTGCTCCTGCAGCCACAGTCGGTAGGTGACCGAGGGGTCGATGAACAACTCGAAGGGCGCCATGCTGACGAGCACCTGAGGCTCCGTCACATACATGCAGATGTCGCGTCGGCCGCGGGCCTCCTCGGCCAGGACCGCCAGCAGGTCCTTGGGCTCGGCGAAGGTCTGCCCGAGCACGAGGCGGCCCCAGCCGCACTCCAGGGCGACGTTCTGCCCGGTCTCGGGTACCCGCCAGGACTGCGGACGCCACCATTCCCGGTCGCGGTCGGTGCCGTCGGACAACGGATGGTGCGCTGCTCTGCCGTGCTTTGCGACTTCCGGCGAACTCGTCGGGGTGGATCCCATGACCGTGCCTTCCTTACCACGTTCTTCGACCATTTGACTGATTGGTCGTCAGATTCCGTGTGACTGCAGCCAGAGCTCGAGCAGACCGAGCTGCCACAATGGGTTTCCACGCAGCGGCGTCAATTCGCCGTTGGGGTTGGCGAGCAATCGGGCGACCTCCTCATCCGTGAACAGTGCGCGGTCCTTGGCGGCCGGTGAGTGCAGTGCCTCGGTGATCAGCTCGAGGTAGGGCCCGGCCAGGTGCTTCAGCG
This window encodes:
- the ngg gene encoding N-acetylglutaminylglutamine synthetase, with translation MGSTPTSSPEVAKHGRAAHHPLSDGTDRDREWWRPQSWRVPETGQNVALECGWGRLVLGQTFAEPKDLLAVLAEEARGRRDICMYVTEPQVLVSMAPFELFIDPSVTYRLWLQEQPIAEPADGAIRVRPLRDRWDADAINRVYAGCGMLTAPPRKLLENAQGEVFTYLVAEERDTGRVVGTVTGIHHGAAFNDPEHGSSLWCLAVDTQCGRPGVGEQLVLTLAHQMVERDAAYLDLSVIHDNEPAIRLYEKLGFVREPVFCVKRKNPINERLFASNPAEDYAQLNPYARIVADEAVRRGIHVEVLDPEWGEIRLTHGGRKIITRESLSELTTAVAMSRCDDKRVTRRLLARAGLTVPQGHSADGGTGDAEFLAEVGCVVVKPARGEQGQGITVGVTDTEGLTRAVSTARAYCSEVLLEECVRGEDLRIVVIDHEVIAAAVRKPATVIGTGEHTIRALIETQSRRRAAATGGESRIPVDDTTREILAAAGYTLEDVLPVDLELIVRRTANLHTGGTIHDVTTHLHPDLAAAAKLASIVLDIPVVGLDLMVPAVDEPEYHFIEANERPGLANHEPQPTAERFVDLLFPATRPLPAVWDPTQAGLDADHQV
- a CDS encoding DEAD/DEAH box helicase — encoded protein: MPAVSTPRPARDRRRPGRPAARATARPTERPAPVRSDLEIALDAAAALPEPPARSFAQLGLPDRAVSILAARGVHEPFAIQARAMPSALAGRDVLARAATGSGKTLAFGLPMLASIAAAGRRPGPGLPRGLVLAPTRELARQIAAALEPVATGLGLRVAAVYGGAKISKQIERCRQGVDVVIATPGRLIDLMERSVVFLDAITVAVVDEADHMADMGFLPDVTRILDATPTGRQCMLFSATLDRRVQGLAARYLLDPDVHAVVGTQGASASAMEHRVFTLAAADKTAIAAEIAQRPARTLFFVRTKHGADQLAGELRKHGADAAAIHGNLNQSQRLRVLDAFASGHTRVMVATDVAARGLHIPDVDLVVHFDPPHDHKDYLHRSGRTARAGADGTVLSLVQHHERRKVARIHADAAVVAEQTEVVSGHPAVRAMAESGTPITVVPPQPVAAGHRPRPKSQSHATRSGHRTPFRRTDAPSGNPARPSRPRGN
- a CDS encoding tautomerase family protein — protein: MPLWKIYHPADAYSEQDKKEFAETITSMYAQIPIPKFYVVAVFEGIPAGNMYVGGERHDNFVRLKVDQIARTLPGPVLREWWVNTLAALVAPWVADRGFDWELSIDETPFDLWSLQGEIPPPFESIAEKRWVAENKVTPYGGAEKLPAGQFLLAPGLQDSRS
- a CDS encoding osmoprotectant NAGGN system M42 family peptidase, which encodes MTTAAGGQDEGPSPKILPIDEDWMRELLLRLLVTPSPTGRTDQIMQFLGETLNDLGIPFELTRRGALLATLRGRRRAPARAIVVHSDTIGITVKRLKPNGRLQAVPIGTHSARFSEGARVTIFTDDPAVTWSGTVLPLKSSGHAYGDEVDTQGVGWDHVEIRVDEPVHDAADLAGLGIQVGDFVAHHALPEITRSGYVKSRHLDDKAGLAAAIAAFKAVQETGLELPVTSHLLVTIAEEVGHGASHGLHADVAEMVSIDSAVVAPVQEGTETGVTVAMQDMTGPFDFHLTRRLLALCAEHGIEHRRDVFQNYRSDVAAALEAGAEMRAALIGFGTDATHGHERTTMNAIRNIAELTTVYLQSELTFAEWDAHRRGDLADFPGDDQPAAQQPTVSAEPDPAEPDT